The following coding sequences lie in one Streptomyces albofaciens JCM 4342 genomic window:
- the pxpB gene encoding 5-oxoprolinase subunit PxpB: MSTGNGAARTRLPLRPLPVGDHGLLVELDDAAAVEAFHAELLRRAAAGTLPAVREIVPAARTVLLDGLADPGRLAAELPGWDVPPATADDRPAVEIPVRYDGPDLADVAALWDTTPEDVVRIHSGTEFHVAFCGFAPGFGYLTGLPERHHVPRRATPRTRVPVGSVALAGPYTGVYPRSSPGGWQLIGTSDVELWNPDREPAALLSPGTRVRFIPVTTETSAASPREAR, from the coding sequence GTGAGCACCGGCAACGGCGCCGCCCGTACCCGGCTGCCGCTGCGCCCGCTGCCGGTCGGCGACCACGGGCTGCTGGTCGAACTGGACGACGCGGCGGCCGTCGAGGCCTTCCACGCCGAGCTGCTGCGCCGCGCCGCCGCCGGCACCCTGCCCGCGGTCCGCGAGATCGTCCCGGCCGCGCGCACGGTCCTGCTCGACGGCCTGGCCGACCCCGGCCGGCTGGCCGCCGAACTGCCCGGCTGGGACGTGCCGCCGGCCACCGCCGACGACCGCCCGGCCGTCGAGATCCCGGTGCGCTACGACGGACCGGACCTCGCCGACGTGGCCGCCCTGTGGGACACCACCCCCGAGGACGTGGTGCGCATCCACTCCGGTACGGAGTTCCACGTGGCCTTCTGCGGGTTCGCGCCCGGCTTCGGCTATCTGACGGGGCTGCCCGAGCGTCACCACGTGCCGCGCCGGGCCACACCGCGCACCAGGGTCCCGGTCGGCTCGGTCGCGCTCGCGGGCCCGTACACCGGGGTCTACCCGCGCTCCTCCCCCGGCGGCTGGCAGCTCATCGGCACCAGCGACGTCGAGCTGTGGAACCCGGACCGCGAACCGGCGGCCCTGCTCTCCCCCGGGACACGCGTCCGCTTCATACCGGTCACGACGGAAACGTCCGCAGCGTCGCCCCGGGAGGCACGATGA
- the pcp gene encoding pyroglutamyl-peptidase I, translating to MTRTTRVLLTGFEPFDGESSNPSWEAVRTAAAEPPAGLETTAVELPCVFGRSRTALREAVAAHDPDIVLCVGQAGGRPDLTVERIAVNIDDARIPDVSGAQPIDEPIVPGGPAAYFAALPVKACVAAVREAGLPASVSNTAGTFVCNHVFYDLMHLIATERPALRGGFVHVPYAPGQVTDRSLPSLPVSAAAEGLRVIAATAARTNTDIKVVGGATH from the coding sequence ATGACACGCACGACCCGCGTCCTGCTCACCGGATTCGAGCCCTTCGACGGCGAGAGCTCCAACCCCTCCTGGGAGGCGGTGCGGACCGCCGCGGCCGAGCCGCCCGCCGGTCTGGAGACGACCGCCGTCGAACTGCCCTGCGTCTTCGGGCGCTCGCGCACCGCGCTGCGCGAAGCCGTCGCGGCGCACGACCCCGACATCGTGCTGTGCGTCGGCCAGGCGGGCGGCCGCCCCGACCTGACCGTGGAACGGATCGCCGTCAACATCGACGACGCCCGCATCCCCGACGTCTCCGGCGCCCAGCCCATCGACGAGCCGATCGTCCCCGGCGGCCCCGCCGCGTACTTCGCGGCGCTGCCGGTCAAGGCGTGCGTGGCCGCCGTGCGCGAGGCGGGGCTGCCCGCCTCCGTCTCGAACACCGCCGGCACCTTCGTCTGCAACCACGTCTTCTACGACCTGATGCACCTGATCGCCACCGAGCGGCCCGCGCTGCGCGGCGGCTTCGTGCACGTGCCGTACGCTCCCGGACAGGTCACCGACCGGTCGCTGCCCTCACTCCCGGTGAGCGCCGCCGCCGAGGGACTGCGTGTGATCGCCGCCACCGCCGCACGCACAAATACGGACATCAAGGTCGTCGGCGGCGCCACGCACTGA
- a CDS encoding aromatic ring-hydroxylating oxygenase subunit alpha — translation MTLAPETAGATGSAPAASLAATLPGAFYTDPETFRQEQQHLFESLWFCAVRAADLPRPGAFRTVQAGRENVLIVRDRRGGFGAYLNVCRHRGARLCTEESGEVRRNLQCPYHAWTYDLDGRLVAAPNLQRMPDVDRAERGLLPVRLREWLGYVWVCLADEPPSFEETVIGAVSERLGGAEAIGRYGIDGLALGRRITYDVRANWKLIVENFMECYHCATIHPELTDVLPEFADGFAAQYYVGHGAAFADEAEGFTVDGSGGFARIPGIGEDQDRRYYAITVRPQVFLNLVPDHVIVHRMFPLAADRTVVECDWLYAPEVVASGADLSRSVELFHRVNTQDFAACERTQPAMDSRAYRAGGVLVPSEHHIADFHRWVIRLLPGAPDPPEIPGVPGTPRAPAARPRDGGTSASP, via the coding sequence ATGACCCTCGCCCCCGAGACCGCCGGAGCCACCGGGTCCGCCCCGGCCGCCAGCCTCGCCGCCACGTTGCCCGGCGCCTTCTACACCGACCCCGAAACGTTCCGCCAGGAACAGCAGCACCTCTTCGAGTCGCTGTGGTTCTGCGCGGTGCGCGCCGCCGACCTGCCGCGGCCGGGCGCCTTCCGTACGGTCCAGGCCGGCCGCGAGAACGTGCTGATCGTCCGCGACCGGCGCGGCGGCTTCGGCGCGTACCTGAACGTGTGCCGCCACCGGGGCGCCCGGCTGTGCACCGAGGAGTCCGGCGAGGTGCGGCGCAACCTCCAGTGCCCGTACCACGCCTGGACCTACGACCTGGACGGGCGGCTGGTCGCCGCGCCCAACCTGCAACGGATGCCGGACGTGGACCGCGCCGAGCGCGGGCTGCTGCCCGTCCGGCTGCGCGAGTGGCTGGGCTATGTGTGGGTGTGCCTGGCCGACGAGCCGCCGTCGTTCGAGGAGACGGTGATCGGCGCGGTCAGCGAGCGGCTGGGCGGCGCGGAGGCGATCGGGCGCTACGGGATCGACGGGCTGGCCCTCGGGCGGCGCATCACCTACGACGTGCGCGCCAACTGGAAGCTGATCGTCGAGAACTTCATGGAGTGCTACCACTGCGCCACCATCCACCCCGAACTGACCGACGTCCTGCCGGAGTTCGCGGACGGGTTCGCCGCGCAGTACTACGTGGGGCACGGCGCGGCGTTCGCGGACGAGGCCGAGGGGTTCACCGTGGACGGCAGCGGCGGCTTCGCCCGCATCCCGGGCATCGGCGAGGACCAGGACCGCCGCTACTACGCCATCACCGTACGCCCGCAGGTCTTCCTCAACCTCGTGCCGGACCACGTCATCGTGCACCGGATGTTCCCGCTGGCCGCGGACCGCACGGTGGTGGAGTGCGACTGGCTCTACGCCCCCGAGGTGGTCGCCTCGGGGGCCGATCTGTCGCGGTCGGTGGAGCTGTTCCACCGGGTCAACACACAGGACTTCGCGGCCTGCGAGCGGACCCAGCCCGCGATGGACTCGCGGGCCTACCGGGCCGGCGGGGTGCTCGTCCCCAGCGAGCACCACATCGCCGACTTCCACCGGTGGGTCATCCGGCTGCTGCCGGGGGCTCCTGACCCTCCTGAGATTCCTGGTGTTCCCGGGACGCCTCGGGCTCCGGCCGCTCGTCCTCGGGACGGCGGTACATCCGCGTCGCCGTGA
- a CDS encoding DUF969 domain-containing protein produces MIVLLGVLVVVVGFATKRNALLVVGVAGIVTGLLGGLSPREVLAAFGSGFASSRAVTIFAITLPVIGLLERYGLQEQARRLIARFAKLTTGRFLALYLGMRQVGAAVGLTHVFGHAQTVRPLAVPMAEGAAERKHGRLTEKSREKVRSFSASADNVGLFFGEDVFLAVGSILLITSFVNTTYNTHLEPLHLALWAIPTALCALAVHGWRLLRLDRYLERELVAANIEPVAVEGAAK; encoded by the coding sequence ATGATCGTGCTTCTCGGCGTGCTCGTGGTCGTGGTCGGCTTCGCCACCAAACGCAATGCCCTGCTGGTCGTGGGCGTGGCGGGCATCGTCACCGGCCTGCTCGGCGGTCTGTCGCCGCGGGAGGTCCTGGCGGCCTTCGGCTCCGGCTTCGCGAGCAGCCGGGCAGTGACGATCTTCGCGATCACCCTGCCGGTGATCGGCCTCCTGGAGCGCTACGGCCTCCAGGAGCAGGCCCGCCGGCTGATCGCCCGCTTCGCCAAGCTCACCACCGGCCGCTTCCTCGCCCTGTACCTGGGCATGCGGCAGGTCGGCGCGGCCGTCGGCCTGACCCACGTCTTCGGGCACGCGCAGACCGTGCGCCCGCTGGCCGTGCCGATGGCCGAGGGCGCCGCCGAGCGCAAGCACGGGCGGCTGACCGAGAAGTCCCGGGAAAAGGTCCGCTCGTTCTCCGCCAGCGCGGACAACGTGGGGCTGTTCTTCGGCGAGGACGTCTTCCTCGCGGTCGGCTCGATCCTGCTGATCACCAGCTTCGTCAACACCACGTACAACACCCACCTGGAGCCGTTGCACCTGGCGCTGTGGGCCATCCCGACCGCGCTGTGCGCCCTGGCCGTGCACGGCTGGCGGCTGCTGCGCCTGGACCGGTACCTGGAACGCGAGCTGGTCGCCGCCAACATCGAGCCCGTCGCCGTCGAGGGAGCAGCCAAGTGA
- a CDS encoding GcvT family protein — MPRRIVVIGAGIVGCALADELTARGARDVTVLEQGPLHAPGGSTSHAPGLVFRTNVSKTLSDFARYTVEKFTALTEDGRPCFDAVGGLEIATTGEQWAELHRKAGLAASWGIEGELVDARRCARLWPMLDAAKVLGGFHTPGDGLARALPAARAQTARARARGARFLERHTVTGVERAADRVTAVVTDRGTFPADAVISAAGFWGPVIGAMVGVSVPLLPLAHQYAKTSALAGPDGRRPILRFQERDLYFREHGEDTADGVGRIGIGSYAHRPLPVDPAAVPAFDEAPVMPSSLPFTPDDFAPSWEDSRRLLPALREARIEEGFNGVFSFTPDGLPLLGEVPGLRGFWLAEAVWVTHSAGVAKAVAEWLTEGRPATDVHECAIARFEEAQLSPAYVTERGKQQFAEVYDVIHPLQPLRRPRPLRVSPFHERQRELGAYFLEGAGWERPQWYEANAPLTDGIELPERDAWSARHWSPIAVAEARATRERVALYDMTPLRRLEVGGPGALDFLQHLTTNQLAKKPGSVTYTLMLDDAGGIRSDLTVARTAADRFQVGVNSGMDLDHLTRHAPDGVQVRDITPGTCCIGVWGPRARDLVQPLTRADFGHRAFGYFTARQAFIGEVPVTALRLSYVGELGWELYTSADLGLRLWDTLWTAGQRYGVIAAGRGAFDSLRLEKGYRAWGRDMTTEHDPYEAGLGWAVRTDKGDFTGRAALEGRSADTARRRLVCLTLDDPAAVVLGKEPVFLDGVPAGYVTSAAYGCSVGRTVAYAWLPARAAVPGTAVHIEYFGEKAAATVAAEPLFDPGMARIRR; from the coding sequence GTGCCGCGCCGCATCGTGGTCATCGGGGCGGGCATCGTCGGCTGCGCGCTCGCCGACGAGCTGACCGCACGCGGCGCCCGGGACGTCACCGTGCTGGAGCAGGGCCCGCTGCACGCCCCCGGCGGCTCCACCTCGCACGCGCCCGGCCTGGTCTTCCGCACCAACGTCTCGAAGACGCTGAGCGACTTCGCCAGGTACACCGTCGAGAAGTTCACCGCGCTCACCGAGGACGGACGGCCGTGCTTCGACGCCGTCGGCGGACTGGAGATCGCCACCACCGGGGAGCAGTGGGCCGAACTGCACCGCAAGGCCGGGCTCGCCGCGTCCTGGGGCATCGAGGGCGAGTTGGTCGACGCGCGCCGGTGCGCCCGGCTGTGGCCGATGCTGGACGCCGCGAAGGTACTGGGCGGCTTCCACACCCCCGGCGACGGGCTGGCCAGGGCGCTGCCCGCGGCCCGCGCGCAGACCGCACGGGCGCGGGCCCGGGGCGCCCGCTTCCTGGAGCGGCACACCGTCACCGGCGTCGAGCGCGCGGCGGACCGGGTGACGGCGGTCGTCACCGACCGGGGCACCTTCCCCGCGGACGCGGTGATCTCGGCGGCGGGCTTCTGGGGCCCGGTGATCGGAGCGATGGTGGGCGTGTCCGTACCGCTGCTGCCGCTGGCCCACCAGTACGCGAAGACCTCCGCGCTCGCCGGTCCGGACGGCCGGCGGCCCATCCTGCGCTTCCAGGAGCGCGACCTGTACTTCCGGGAGCACGGGGAAGACACGGCGGACGGCGTGGGCCGGATCGGCATCGGGTCGTACGCCCACCGCCCCCTGCCCGTCGACCCGGCGGCCGTGCCCGCCTTCGACGAGGCGCCCGTCATGCCCTCCTCCCTCCCCTTCACCCCCGACGACTTCGCGCCGAGCTGGGAGGACAGCCGCCGGCTGCTGCCCGCCCTCCGGGAGGCGCGGATCGAGGAGGGCTTCAACGGGGTCTTCTCCTTCACCCCCGACGGCCTGCCGCTGCTCGGCGAGGTGCCCGGGCTGCGCGGGTTCTGGCTGGCCGAGGCGGTGTGGGTGACGCACTCGGCGGGCGTGGCCAAGGCGGTGGCCGAATGGCTCACCGAGGGGCGGCCCGCCACCGACGTGCACGAGTGCGCCATCGCCCGCTTCGAGGAGGCGCAGCTCTCCCCCGCCTATGTCACCGAGCGCGGCAAGCAGCAGTTCGCCGAGGTGTACGACGTCATCCACCCGCTCCAGCCGCTGCGCCGCCCGCGCCCGCTGCGCGTGAGCCCCTTCCACGAGCGGCAGCGGGAGCTGGGCGCGTACTTCCTCGAAGGCGCGGGCTGGGAGCGCCCGCAGTGGTACGAGGCCAACGCGCCGCTGACGGACGGCATCGAGCTGCCGGAGCGGGACGCCTGGTCCGCGCGGCACTGGTCGCCGATCGCCGTGGCCGAGGCGCGCGCCACCCGTGAGCGGGTCGCGCTCTACGACATGACGCCGCTGCGGCGCCTGGAGGTCGGCGGACCGGGTGCGCTCGACTTCCTCCAGCACCTGACCACCAACCAGCTCGCGAAGAAGCCGGGCTCGGTGACGTACACCCTGATGCTGGACGACGCGGGCGGCATCCGCAGCGATCTGACCGTGGCCCGGACGGCGGCCGACCGCTTCCAGGTCGGCGTCAACAGCGGCATGGACCTCGACCACCTGACCCGGCACGCCCCCGACGGCGTGCAGGTCCGCGACATCACGCCCGGCACCTGCTGCATCGGCGTCTGGGGCCCGCGCGCCCGCGATCTCGTCCAGCCGCTGACCCGCGCCGACTTCGGGCACCGCGCGTTCGGCTACTTCACGGCGCGGCAGGCGTTCATCGGCGAGGTGCCGGTGACCGCGCTGCGGCTGTCGTACGTCGGTGAACTGGGCTGGGAGCTGTACACGAGCGCGGATCTGGGCCTGCGTCTGTGGGACACGCTCTGGACGGCCGGGCAGCGGTACGGCGTGATCGCGGCCGGGCGCGGCGCGTTCGACAGCCTCCGCCTGGAGAAGGGGTACCGCGCCTGGGGCCGGGACATGACCACCGAGCACGATCCGTACGAAGCGGGCCTGGGCTGGGCCGTCCGGACGGACAAGGGCGACTTCACCGGGCGCGCGGCCCTGGAGGGACGGTCGGCGGACACCGCGCGGCGCAGACTGGTGTGCCTGACGCTGGACGATCCGGCGGCGGTGGTGCTGGGCAAGGAGCCGGTGTTCCTGGACGGCGTGCCCGCCGGATATGTGACCAGCGCCGCTTACGGCTGCTCCGTCGGGCGGACGGTCGCCTACGCGTGGCTGCCCGCGCGCGCCGCGGTGCCCGGGACCGCCGTGCACATCGAGTACTTCGGGGAGAAGGCCGCGGCGACGGTGGCCGCCGAGCCGCTGTTCGACCCGGGGATGGCACGCATCCGCAGATGA
- a CDS encoding biotin-dependent carboxyltransferase family protein — protein MTDRAFCVLRAGALTTVQDLGRAGHAHLGVPRAGALDEPAHRLANRLVGNPETAATLETTLTGCAVRVRTATVVAVTGAPCPVTVDGRPAPWGAPVPVPAGAVIDAGPATAGLRSYLAFAGGVAAEPVLGSRAADLLSGLGPAPLSDGGVLPLGDPYGPPARVDAVVRAGLPAAELVLPCVLGPRDDWFTEAGLRTLATGRFRVSSASNRIGLRTEGPPLERRKDGELPSEGMPLGALQVPPDGLPVLFLNDHPTTGGYPVVGVVPERFLAAAAQAVPGTPVRFVPRPARSSGRG, from the coding sequence ATGACCGACCGCGCCTTCTGCGTCCTCCGCGCCGGAGCCCTGACCACCGTCCAGGACCTCGGCCGCGCCGGGCACGCCCACCTCGGCGTGCCGCGCGCGGGTGCCCTGGACGAGCCGGCCCACCGGCTGGCCAACCGCCTCGTGGGCAATCCCGAGACGGCCGCGACCCTGGAGACGACCCTGACCGGCTGTGCCGTACGGGTCCGCACGGCCACCGTCGTCGCGGTGACCGGAGCCCCGTGCCCCGTCACGGTGGACGGCCGCCCCGCCCCCTGGGGCGCACCGGTCCCCGTCCCGGCGGGCGCGGTGATCGACGCCGGTCCCGCCACCGCCGGGCTCCGCTCGTACCTCGCCTTCGCCGGCGGCGTCGCGGCGGAGCCGGTGCTCGGCAGCCGCGCCGCCGACCTGCTGTCCGGGCTCGGGCCCGCGCCGCTGTCCGACGGCGGCGTGCTGCCGCTCGGCGACCCGTACGGCCCGCCCGCGCGGGTGGACGCCGTCGTGCGCGCGGGCCTGCCGGCCGCGGAGCTGGTGCTGCCGTGCGTCCTGGGGCCGCGCGACGACTGGTTCACCGAGGCGGGCCTGCGCACGCTGGCCACCGGGCGCTTCCGGGTGTCCTCGGCGAGCAACCGCATCGGGCTGCGCACGGAGGGCCCGCCGCTGGAGCGGCGCAAGGACGGCGAGCTGCCCAGCGAGGGCATGCCGCTGGGGGCGCTCCAGGTGCCGCCGGACGGCCTGCCGGTGCTGTTCCTCAACGACCATCCGACGACCGGCGGTTACCCGGTCGTCGGGGTGGTGCCGGAGCGGTTCCTCGCGGCGGCGGCCCAGGCGGTGCCGGGGACGCCGGTGCGGTTCGTGCCGCGTCCGGCGCGCTCCTCCGGACGGGGCTGA
- a CDS encoding DUF979 domain-containing protein, whose translation MIKAEWFYWLVGLSFLVMASQMLTDRSNPKRFGTAAFWGLLGAGFVYSTWVVEKKAPAEPLGAAVLLMIVLAGFGFTGRGTPRTTTPGQREASALKLGNRLFVPALAIPVVALLCAVVVKKLSIGGEPILQEGSETILGLGIGAVVALVVGMIMLREKRIAVPVQAGRSMLEAMGWAMLLPQLLATLGTIFQLSGVGTQVGKVTTSILPKDSLYVAVIVYCVGMALFTVIMGNAFAAFPVMTAAVGWPVLIEHFHGSAPAVLAIGMLAGFCGTLVTPMAANFNIVPAALLELKDQYGPIKAQLPTAGILLGCNIVVMALFAF comes from the coding sequence GTGATCAAGGCAGAGTGGTTCTACTGGCTCGTCGGCCTGAGCTTCCTGGTGATGGCCTCCCAGATGCTCACCGACCGCAGCAACCCCAAGCGCTTCGGCACCGCCGCCTTCTGGGGCCTGCTCGGCGCCGGCTTCGTCTACAGCACATGGGTGGTCGAGAAGAAGGCCCCCGCCGAACCGCTGGGCGCGGCCGTGCTGCTCATGATCGTGCTGGCCGGCTTCGGGTTCACCGGGCGCGGCACACCGCGCACCACCACGCCCGGACAGCGCGAGGCGAGCGCGCTGAAGCTGGGCAACAGGCTGTTCGTGCCCGCGCTGGCCATCCCGGTCGTCGCGCTGCTGTGCGCGGTCGTCGTCAAGAAGCTCTCGATCGGCGGTGAACCGATCCTCCAGGAGGGCAGCGAGACCATCCTCGGGCTCGGCATCGGCGCCGTCGTCGCCCTCGTCGTCGGCATGATCATGCTGCGCGAGAAGCGGATAGCGGTGCCCGTGCAGGCCGGGCGCTCCATGCTGGAGGCGATGGGCTGGGCGATGCTGCTGCCGCAGCTGCTCGCCACCCTCGGCACCATCTTCCAGCTCTCCGGCGTCGGCACCCAGGTCGGCAAGGTGACCACCTCGATCCTGCCGAAGGACTCGCTGTACGTCGCGGTCATCGTCTACTGCGTCGGCATGGCCCTGTTCACCGTGATCATGGGCAACGCGTTCGCCGCCTTCCCGGTGATGACCGCGGCCGTCGGCTGGCCGGTGCTCATCGAGCACTTCCACGGCAGCGCGCCCGCCGTCCTGGCCATCGGCATGCTCGCCGGTTTCTGCGGCACGCTGGTGACCCCGATGGCGGCCAACTTCAACATCGTCCCGGCGGCCCTGCTGGAACTGAAGGACCAGTACGGCCCGATCAAGGCCCAACTCCCCACCGCCGGCATCCTGCTCGGCTGCAACATCGTGGTCATGGCCCTGTTCGCCTTCTGA
- a CDS encoding LamB/YcsF family protein → MSDPVTAPLVDLNADLGEGFGRWQLTDDEALLSVVTSANVACGFHAGDPSTMRRVCELAAERGVVVGAQVSYRDLAGFGRRAMDVPPRELADEIAYQIGALEVFARAAGTRVGYVKPHGALYNRCVHDEAQSAAVLEGVRTAGTPLPILGLPGSQLHEAARRVGLPVIGEAFADRAYTPEGTLVSRREPGAVVHDPDEVVKRALGMATEGTVTAVDGSTVRIEARSLCLHGDTPGAADLARRVRDELTAAGVRIGSFA, encoded by the coding sequence ATGAGCGACCCGGTGACCGCCCCCCTCGTCGACCTCAACGCCGACCTCGGGGAAGGCTTCGGACGCTGGCAGCTCACCGACGACGAGGCGCTGCTGTCCGTCGTCACCAGCGCCAACGTGGCCTGCGGCTTCCACGCGGGGGACCCGAGCACCATGCGCCGGGTCTGCGAGCTGGCCGCCGAGCGCGGCGTCGTGGTCGGCGCCCAGGTCTCCTACCGGGACCTCGCGGGCTTCGGGCGGCGCGCCATGGACGTACCGCCGCGTGAGCTGGCCGACGAGATCGCGTACCAGATCGGCGCGTTGGAGGTCTTCGCGCGCGCCGCCGGGACCCGGGTCGGGTACGTGAAGCCGCACGGCGCGCTCTACAACCGCTGTGTGCACGACGAGGCGCAGTCCGCCGCCGTCCTGGAGGGCGTGCGCACCGCCGGAACCCCCCTGCCCATCCTCGGCCTGCCCGGCTCCCAGTTGCACGAGGCGGCCCGCCGCGTCGGCTTGCCGGTCATCGGCGAGGCGTTCGCCGACCGCGCCTACACCCCAGAGGGAACGCTGGTATCGCGCCGCGAACCGGGCGCCGTTGTCCACGACCCCGACGAGGTCGTCAAGCGCGCGCTGGGCATGGCGACGGAGGGCACGGTAACGGCCGTCGACGGCAGCACCGTACGGATCGAAGCGCGCTCCCTGTGCCTGCACGGCGACACCCCCGGCGCCGCCGACCTCGCCCGGCGGGTGCGCGACGAGCTGACCGCGGCCGGCGTGCGGATCGGCAGCTTCGCGTGA
- a CDS encoding GntR family transcriptional regulator: protein MAGKVAKDDRRRLAEVSELAGDRVLLGRSSTAERVADILRDRITEGYFPPGARLSEESIGGALGVSRNTLREAFRLLTHERLLVHQLNRGVFVRIVTVADLDDIYRVRTLVECAAVRSLGEPPHPVGAMEAAVLAGEAAFEERAWRDLGTANLRFHQAVVGLAGSPRMDELMRGVLAELRLVFHVMDDPRRFHAPYLTRNRQIIEALQAGDAAEAERLLVSYLEDSRAQLSGAYAQRIAAR, encoded by the coding sequence ATGGCGGGCAAGGTGGCGAAGGACGATCGGCGGCGGCTCGCCGAGGTCTCGGAGCTGGCGGGGGACCGGGTGCTGCTGGGGCGCTCCAGCACCGCGGAGCGGGTCGCCGACATTCTCCGGGACCGCATCACCGAGGGCTACTTCCCGCCCGGCGCGCGGCTGTCCGAGGAGAGCATCGGCGGGGCCCTTGGGGTGTCCCGCAACACCCTGCGCGAGGCGTTCCGGCTGCTCACGCACGAACGCCTGCTGGTGCACCAGCTCAACCGCGGGGTCTTCGTGCGCATCGTGACGGTGGCCGACCTGGACGACATCTACCGCGTCCGTACGCTCGTGGAGTGCGCCGCGGTCCGCAGCCTGGGCGAGCCGCCGCACCCGGTGGGCGCGATGGAGGCCGCCGTGCTGGCCGGCGAGGCCGCCTTCGAGGAGCGCGCCTGGCGCGATCTGGGCACCGCGAACCTGCGCTTCCACCAGGCGGTGGTGGGGCTGGCGGGCAGCCCGCGGATGGACGAGCTGATGCGCGGCGTGCTCGCCGAACTGCGGCTGGTCTTCCACGTCATGGACGATCCGCGCCGCTTCCACGCGCCGTACCTGACCCGCAACCGGCAGATCATCGAAGCGCTCCAGGCCGGTGACGCGGCCGAGGCGGAGCGGCTGCTGGTGTCCTATCTGGAGGATTCGCGGGCCCAGCTGTCGGGGGCGTACGCCCAGCGCATCGCCGCTCGATAG
- the solA gene encoding N-methyl-L-tryptophan oxidase — translation MSPTYDVIVLGLGGMGSAAAHHLAARGARVLGLERFGPVHTRGSSHGGSRITRQSYFEDPAYVPLLLRAYELYEELERATGRRIATLCGGVMLGRPESRTVAGSLRSARTWDLPHEMLDAREVRRRFPTLTPGPGEIGLYEARAGFLRPENTVAAQLQLATQNGADLRFQEPVTRWEALPGGRGVRVHTPEDAYTAGQLVVCPGAWAPELLAGLGVAFTVERQIMHWFEPAGGTGPYVPERHPVYIWEDADGVQIYGFPAIDGPGHGAKVAFFRRGAVCTPETIDRTVYDDEVRAMAGQAARLLPSLPGRHLKSVTCMYTNTPDEHFVLARHPAHPDAVTVACGFSGHGFKFVPVVGEILADLALSGHTAHPVGLFAPERLAAAAPATAPSPAPSAPGGVR, via the coding sequence TTGTCCCCCACCTATGACGTGATCGTGCTGGGCCTCGGCGGCATGGGCAGCGCCGCGGCCCACCACCTGGCCGCGCGCGGTGCCCGCGTACTGGGCCTGGAGCGGTTCGGGCCGGTGCACACGCGCGGCTCCAGCCACGGCGGCTCGCGCATCACACGCCAGTCGTACTTCGAGGACCCGGCGTACGTACCGCTGCTGCTGCGCGCCTACGAGCTGTACGAGGAGCTGGAGCGCGCCACGGGGCGGCGGATCGCCACGCTGTGCGGCGGGGTGATGCTCGGGCGGCCGGAGAGCCGTACCGTCGCCGGGTCGCTGCGCTCCGCCCGTACCTGGGACCTGCCGCACGAGATGCTGGACGCGCGGGAGGTCCGCCGCCGCTTCCCGACGCTGACGCCGGGCCCCGGCGAGATCGGGCTGTACGAGGCCCGCGCCGGGTTCCTGCGCCCGGAGAACACCGTGGCGGCACAGCTCCAGCTCGCCACCCAGAACGGCGCCGACCTGCGCTTCCAGGAACCGGTCACCCGGTGGGAGGCGCTGCCGGGCGGCCGGGGCGTGCGGGTGCACACTCCCGAAGACGCCTACACGGCGGGCCAGTTGGTGGTCTGCCCCGGCGCCTGGGCGCCGGAGCTGCTGGCCGGGCTCGGGGTGGCGTTCACCGTGGAGCGCCAGATCATGCACTGGTTCGAGCCCGCCGGCGGCACCGGCCCGTATGTCCCGGAGCGGCACCCCGTCTACATCTGGGAGGACGCCGACGGCGTACAGATCTACGGGTTCCCCGCCATCGACGGGCCGGGGCACGGTGCGAAGGTGGCGTTCTTCCGCCGGGGGGCCGTCTGCACGCCGGAGACCATCGACCGGACCGTGTACGACGACGAGGTGCGGGCGATGGCCGGGCAGGCGGCCCGGCTGCTGCCGTCGCTGCCCGGCCGCCACCTGAAGTCCGTCACCTGTATGTACACCAACACCCCCGACGAGCACTTCGTCCTCGCGCGGCACCCCGCGCACCCCGACGCCGTCACCGTGGCCTGCGGCTTCTCCGGCCACGGCTTCAAGTTCGTGCCGGTGGTGGGCGAGATCCTCGCCGATCTGGCGCTGAGCGGGCACACCGCGCACCCGGTCGGCCTGTTCGCACCCGAGCGCCTGGCCGCCGCCGCCCCGGCCACCGCCCCCTCGCCCGCCCCGTCCGCCCCAGGAGGCGTCCGATGA